In Zingiber officinale cultivar Zhangliang chromosome 1A, Zo_v1.1, whole genome shotgun sequence, a genomic segment contains:
- the LOC122029192 gene encoding myosin-17-like has product MASPDNISVGSHVWIEDPVVAWVDGEVFKIRGHQVHVRTTNGKMVVANLLKVFPKDIEAPPGGVDDMTKLSYLHEPGVLQNLATRYELNEIYTYTGNILIAVNPFQRLPHLYDTHMMEQYKGATFRELSPHAFAVADVAYRAMINEGKNNSILVSGESGAGKTETTKLLMRYLAYLGGRSGIEGRTVEQQVLESNPVLEAFGNAKTVRNNNSSRFGKFVEIQFDKNRRISGAAIRTYLLERSRVCQINDPERNYHCFYLLCAAPHEDIKKYKLGSPNSFHYLNQSKCIKLDGVDDAEEYIAIRRAMDIVGISEQEQEAIFRVVAAILHLGNVNFAKGQDIDSSVIKDEKSRFHLNMTAQLLMCDAQGLENALIERVMVTPEEIITRTLVPASAIVSRDGLAKTIYSRLFDWLVEKINVSIGQDPDSKHLIGILDIYGFESFKCNSFEQFCINFANEKLQQHFNQHVFKMEQEEYAMEEIDWSYIEFVDNQDVLDLIEKKPGGIIALLDEACMFPKSTHETFAQKLYHTFKSNQRFAKPKLSRTDFTICHYAGEVTYQANHFLDKNKDYVVSEHQDLLNASTCPFVSGLFPPLPEDSSRSSKFSSMGSQFKLQLQALMETLSSMQPHYIRCVKPNNVLKPAIFENFNVIQQLRCGGVFEAINISCAGYPTRRTFYEFLHRFALLAPEFMEENYDDKIACQKILDKMRLKGYQLGKSKVFLRAGQMAELDARRAEVLGRAARTIQRQIRTYIARKEFLLLREASIQFQTFCRGWLACKLFVQMRREAAALKIQKNYQCYIARKSYLALEMSAIVLQTGLRAMSAHNVFRFKKQTKAAICIQCRWHGHRDYSYYKRLQKATLTYQCSWRQKLARRELRKLRMAARETGALKEAKDKLAKRVEELTWRLQLEKRLRTDLEESKAHEVHKFQTMLSEMQLQVEETKLMLIREHDAARKALEEAPPVIKETTILVQDMEKIYSLTAQVEQLKALLQTQKLESDAAKKAYSEAQERNDELIKKVENAERHVHKLQDTIRRLGEEVSNLASENQVLCQQALSISPTSRVLTVHPKAAIVPRTPENNDVLSGETKPSLDWSPALPNPKNLEIDEKPQKSLNEKQQESQNLLLKCISEELGFSKGRPVAACLVYKCLLQWRSFEVERTSIFDQIIQAIGSKLEDNTNVLSYWLSNTSTLLLLLQRTLKASSMGSFTPQRRRTSASVFGRMPQGIRASPRSAGTPFLNGRMVGGSNDLHQVEAKYPALLFKQQLTAFVEKIYGMIRDNLKKEISPVLSLCIQAPRASRARIVKGTRSTANAVAQQALMEHWHSIVKSLTSYMKPLKANYAPPFLVQKLFTQIFSSINVQLFNSLLLRRECCSFSNGEYVKAGLAELEHWCNEATEEYVGSSWDELKHIRQAVRFLVLHQKPKKTLKEIAKDLCPVLSIQQLYRISTMYWDDKYGTQSVTSEIISSMRLVMAEGSNNSSNNSFLLDDDSSIPFLVDDISKSMTEIDIADIDPPPFLCQSSGFAFLAQ; this is encoded by the exons GTCGTAGCAAATCTCTTGAAGGTATTCCCTAAAGATATAGAAGCTCCACCTGGAGGAGTAGATGACATGACAAAATTATCATATTTGCATGAACCTGGGGTTTTGCAAAACCTAGCCACACGATATGAGCTTAATGAAATCTAT ACATACACTGGTAATATCCTGATTGCAGTGAACCCATTCCAAAGACTACCACATCTATATGACACCCATATGATGGAACAATACAAAGGAGCAACATTCAGGGAGCTGAGCCCCCATGCTTTTGCAGTTGCTGATGTTGCTTACAG GGCAATGATTAATGAAGGAAAAAATAACTCCATCTTGGTCAGTGGTGAAAGTGGTGCTGGCAAAACTGAAACAACAAAGTTGCTTATGAGATATCTGGCATATTTAGGTGGACGATCAGGGATTGAAGGACGGACCGTTGAACAACAAGTTTTGGAG tcAAATCCAGTTCTCGAGGCTTTTGGGAATGCAAAAACTGTTCGGAACAACAACTCTAG TCGCTTTGGTAAGTTTGTTGAGATTCAATTTGACAAAAATCGGAGAATATCTGGTGCTGCTATTAGAACCTACTTGCTTGAAAGATCTCGTGTTTGCCAAATTAATGATCCTGAGAGAAACTACCACTGCTTTTACCTACTATGTGCTGCTCCTCATGAG GATATCAAAAAGTATAAACTGGGAAGCCCAAACTCATTTCACTATCTAAATCAGTCCAAATGCATTAAATTGGACGGTGTTGATGATGCTGAAGAATATATCGCAATTAGAAGAGCTATGGATATAGTTGGAATAAGTGAGCAAGAACAG GAGGCTATCTTCAGGGTTGTTGCTGCTATACTTCATCTTGGTAATGTCAATTTTGCAAAGGGACAAGATATAGATTCATCTGTCATCAAGGATGAGAAGTCAAGATTCCATCTGAACATGACAGCTCAACTCCTGAT GTGTGATGCCCAGGGTTTAGAAAATGCTTTGATCGAACGTGTCATGGTGACACCTGAAGAAATTATTACCAGAACTCTTGTTCCTGCTTCTGCAATTGTTAGCAGAGACGGGCTTGCAAAAACCATTTATTCCCGTTTATTTGATTG GTTGGTAGAAAAAATCAATGTATCAATTGGACAGGATCCAGATTCAAAACATTTGATTGGGATACTTGATATTTATGGTTTTGAGAGTTTCAAATGTAATAG TTTTGAACAGTTCTGCATCAATTTTGCAAATGAAAAGCTGCAACAACATTTCAATCAG CATGTTTTCAAGATGGAGCAAGAGGAGTATGCCATGGAGGAAATTGACTGGAGCTACATTGAATTTGTTGATAACCAAGATGTTCTTGACTTAATTGAGAAG aaaCCTGGTGGTATCATCGCCCTTCTTGATGAAGCTTG CATGTTTCCCAAGTCTACACATGAGACGTTTGCTCAGAAATTGTATCATACATTTAAAAGCAACCAGAGATTTGCCAAACCAAAGCTTTCTCGTACAGATTTTACAATCTGCCATTATGCAGGCGAG GTAACATATCAAGCTAATCATTTCTTAGACAAAAACAAAGATTATGTGGTATCAGAACATCAGGATTTACTCAATGCTTCTACATGTCCCTTTGTGTCGGGTTTATTCCCTCCACTTCCTGAAGATTCATCGAGGTCATCCAAGTTCTCTTCTATGGGATCacagtttaaa TTACAACTTCAAGCTTTGATGGAAACTTTGAGCTCTATGCAACCACATTATATTAGGTGTGTGAAGCCAAATAATGTTCTCAAGCCTGCTATATTTGAGAACTTCAATGTCATCCAGCAATTGCGATGTGGA GGAGTTTTTGAAGCAATCAATATAAGCTGTGCTGGTTATCCTACTCGAAGAACATTTTATGAATTTCTCCACCGATTTGCCCTTCTTGCACCAGAATTTATGGAAGAAAA TTATGATGACAAGATTGCCTGTCAAAAGATTTTGGACAAAATGAGATTGAAAGGTTACCAA CTAGGCAAGAGTAAAGTGTTTTTGAGAGCCGGCCAGATGGCTGAACTGGATGCTCGAAGAGCAGAGGTATTAGGAAGAGCAGCCAGAACCATACAGAGGCAAATCCGGACATATATTGCTCGCAAAGAATTTCTTTTGCTACGGGAAGCATCTATTCAATTCCAAACTTTCTGTAGAG GGTGGTTGGCTTGTAAGTTGTTTGTGCAAATGAGGCGTGAAGCAGCAGCACTCAAGATTCAGAAAAATTACCAGTGCTATATTGCAAGGAAATCATATTTAGCACTTGAAATGTCAGCAATTGTGTTGCAAACAGGCTTAAGGGCAATGTCTGCTCACAATGTATTTAGATTCAAAAAACAAACTAAAGCAGCAATCTGCATCCAg TGTCGTTGGCATGGCCATAGAGATTATTCATATTATAAGAGATTGCAGAAGGCAACACTTACCTATCAATGTTCATGGAGGCAAAAGCTTGCTAGAAGAGAGCTCAGAAAACTAAGAATG GCTGCAAGGGAAACAGGAGCTCTAAAAGAGGCAAAAGATAAGCTTGCTAAGCGGGTTGAGGAATTAACTTGGCGTTTACAGTTGGAGAAACGACTAAGA ACTGATCTGGAGGAGTCAAAAGCACATGAAGTGCATAAATTTCAGACTATGTTATCTGAGATGCAACTACAAGTTGAAGAGACCAAGTTAATGCTTATCAGGGAGCATGATGCTGCACGAAAAGCTCTAGAAGAAGCACCTCCTGTTATTAAGGAGACCACTATCCTGGTTCAAGACATGGAAAAAATCTATTCATTAACAGCTCAAGTTGAACAGTTGAAG GCTCTATTGCAAACGCAGAAGCTGGAAAGTGATGCAGCCAAGAAAGCTTACAGCGAGGCACAAGAAAGAAATGATGAACTCATTAAGAAAGTTGAAAATGCTGAAAGACATGTTCATAAGCTTCAAGATACCATTCGGAG GCTTGGAGAGGAAGTATCAAATCTGGCATCAGAGAATCAAGTGCTTTGCCAGCAAGCACTTTCCATTTCACCAACTAGCAGAGTGTTAACTGTGCATCCAAAAGCAGCAATCGTCCCT AGAACGCCGGAGAATAATGATGTTCTATCTGGAGAAACAAAACCTTCATTG GATTGGAGTCCTGCATTACCAAATCCAAAGAATCTTGAAATTGATGAAAAACCACAAAAGTCACTGAATGAGAAGCAGCAG GAAAGTCAGAACTTGCTTCTTAAGTGCATCTCTGAAGAGCTAGGATTCTCCAAGGGTAGACCTGTTGCTGCTTGCCTTGTATATAAATGCCTCCTCCAGTGGAGATCTTTTGAAGTTGAAAGGACTagtatttttgaccaaataattCAAGCAATAGGTTCAAAACTTGAG GATAACACCAATGTATTATCTTATTGGTTGTCCAATACATCTACACTATTGCTGCTTCTTCAACGCACACTGAAAGCAAGTAGCATGGGAAGTTTTACTCCACAGAGGCGGAGAACATCAGCTTCTGTGTTTGGAAGGATGCCTCAA GGAATTCGAGCATCACCTCGGAGTGCTGGAACTCCTTTTCTGAATGGTCGCATGGTTGGTGGATCAAATGACTTGCACCAAGTTGAAGCTAAATATCCAGCTTTGCTTTTTAAGCAACAACTTACTGCATTCGTTGAGAAAATTTATGGAATGATAAGGGACAACTTAAAGAAAGAGATATCTCCTGTTCTTAGCTTGTGTATACAG GCTCCAAGGGCATCCCGTGCAAGAATAGTCAAAGGAACTCGTTCAACAGCAAATGCTGTGGCCCAACAAGCTCTTATGGAACACTGGCACAGTATTGTGAAAAGCTTAACAAGCTACATGAAACCACTGAAAGCTAATTAT GCCCCTCCATTCCTAGTTCAAAAGTTGTTCACTCAAATATTTTCTTCCATCAATGTTCAACTATTCAACAG CCTTCTTCTGAGACGTGAGTGCTGTTCGTTTAGCAATGGGGAATATGTTAAAGCAGGACTTGCTGAATTAGAACATTGGTGCAATGAAGCAACTGAAGAG TATGTTGGTTCTTCATGGGATGAATTGAAGCATATTAGGCAGGCTGTTCGATTCCTG GTTTTACATCAGAAACCAAAGAAGACACTGAAGGAGATAGCCAAAGATTTATGCCCA GTTCTTAGCATACAACAGTTATACAGAATCAGTACTATGTACTGGGATGACAAGTATGGCACGCAGAGTGTTACATCAGAG ATCATTTCAAGTATGAGACTTGTGATGGCCGAGGGCTCAAATAATTCTTCCAATAATTCTTTCTTGTTAGATGATGATTCCAG CATTCCATTTTTGGTCGATGATATCTCAAAGTCAATGACAGAAATAGACATAGCAGATATCGATCCACCGCCTTTCCTTTGTCAGAGTTCGGGCTTTGCATTTTTGGCACAATGA